Proteins found in one Triticum aestivum cultivar Chinese Spring chromosome 4D, IWGSC CS RefSeq v2.1, whole genome shotgun sequence genomic segment:
- the LOC123096557 gene encoding uncharacterized protein, with amino-acid sequence MTTGPFLALGVGYVAYLLDKQFLVGNEAVDALGAAEDRREELMRARSRRFAGAVDESPMLPGIEDGIHGRFAESSTLQVEHANLSELCIVYCRLEQVKLNWLPRLTHIVFDDWIDFQDPLVLGYVPLLESVSLTNVALGYNKMVKLSRFLGSSSPRVLKLGFRSEKIWVQPECPTQDLASVFCQLRFVNLVKLPEGYDLTWTMFILEAAPLLKELYMTVWDDLCSMEMDEEKRKKELYSENKGVEWGLAAADFQHRGLVTLVIFGFESEDYVVNYVRRVMVAAVNLEDVFLYSRLELECGNCEDKKPTRFAWTKRQKISLKKRITAGVESFAIIHSNRTIRAGHQAKKLYPECSHFDAKSC; translated from the exons ATGACGACGG GACCATTTCTGGCATTGGGAGTTGGATACGTTGCCTACCTGCTGGATAAGCAGTTTCTCGTTGGCAATGAAGCCGTAGATGCATTAGGAGCTGCAGAGGATAGGAGGGAAGAGCTGATGCGAGCAAGGAGTCGAAGATTTGCAGGTGCAGTTGATGAAAGCCCTATGCTTCCAGGCATTGAAGATGGAATTCATGGAAGATTTGCAG AAAGTAGCACCCTGCAAGTTGAACACGCTAATCTCAGTGAGCTCTGTATCGTATATTGTCGTCTCGAGCAAGTTAAGCTGAACTGGCTCCCTCGACTCACACACATAGTCTTTGACGATTGGATAGATTTCCAAGATCCACTGGTTCTTGGTTATGTTCCATTGCTCGAGTCTGTAAGCCTCACAAATGTTGCCCTTGGTTACAACAAGATGGTCAAGTTAAGTAGGTTTCTTGGCAGTTCCTCTCCACGAGTTCTGAAGTTGGGGTTTAGGTCCGAAAAG ATTTGGGTGCAGCCAGAATGTCCAACGCAAGATCTGGCATCTGTGTTCTGCCAACTAAGGTTCGTGAACCTTGTTAAACTTCCTGAAGGGTATGATCTCACCTGGACAATGTTTATTCTTGAAGCTGCACCCTTACTGAAGGAGCTATACATGACA GTCTGGGATGATTTGTGTTCAATGGAAATGGATGAGGAGAAGAGAAAAAAGGAATTGTATAGTGAGAACAAGGGTGTAGAGTGGGGCTTGGCCGCAGCTGATTTCCAACACCGCGGTTTGGTCACACTCGTCATCTTTGGCTTTGAATCTGAAGATTATGTTGTTAATTATGTCAGACGTGTCATGGTGGCGGCGGTCAATCTAGAGGATGTGTTCCTCTATAGTAGGTTGGAGTTGGAGTGCGGCAACTGCGAGGACAAGAAGCCCACCAGGTTCGCCTGGACTAAAAGGCAGAAGATTTCACTAAAGAAGAGAATCACCGCGGGGGTTGAGTCGTTTGCCATAATCCACTCCAACAGGACGATAAGGGCTGGCCATCAAGCAAAAAAGCTTTACCCAGAGTGCTCACACTTTGACGCAAAAAGTTGTTGA
- the LOC123099379 gene encoding myrosinase-binding protein 1: MAKANPSYYQTTAAVSAPVQYQEHLFHLFVQQQLEATNGANQLITVNPKLPQGFGVTVATDWDIRDGPEITAKVVARAQGLHQGSGKSSGAWFMSFNTVFTDERFKGSSLSVQGHLVSDEGEWVVTGGTGEFAFAQGVVTYKKIKELAGGNIRELRFRVVCFNFPKPNTLTKVGPWGGNGGTPFEIPQAELPQRLESVTIQSAEVIDSIAFTYIGLDGARRTVGPFGGGGGTKQPILQLGPSESLKEIFGTTGNFLGLNIVTSLSIVTNVKTYGPFGKQSAGNTPFRTTAPDRHSIVGFFGRAGQFVDQLGAYVRPTPN, translated from the exons ATGGCCAAGGCAAACCCTTCATATTACCAAACCACCGCTGCGGTTAGCGCACCGGTCCAGTACCAGGAGCATCTCTTCCACCTGTTTGTGCAGCAGCAGCTCGAAGCAACAAATGGTGCTAACCAGCTCATTACAGTGAACCCAAAGCTTCCCCAAGGGTTCGGTGTCACCGTTGCTACTGACTGGGACATCCGTGATGGTCCTGAAATCACGGCAAAAGTTGTTGCGCGTGCACAAGGCCTGCATCAAGGGTCCGGCAAGAGCAGCGGAGCCTGGTTTATGTCGTTCAACACAGTGTTCACCGATGAGAG GTTTAAGGGGTCCTCCCTCAGTGTGCAAGGACATTTGGTTTCCGACGAAGGCGAATGGGTAGTTACGGGTGGAACTGGCGAGTTCGCTTTTGCACAAGGTGTTGTCACCTACAAGAAAATCAAGGAATTGGCAGGTGGAAACATCAGAGAGCTTCGTTTCCGTGTTGTGTGCTTCAACTTCCCAAAGCCG AACACCCTGACAAAGGTTGGGCCGTGGGGTGGGAATGGAGGGACACCATTTGAAATCCCACAGGCAGAGCTACCTCAGCGTCTAGAAAGTGTCACAATTCAGAGTGCCGAAGTTATTGATTCCATTGCCTTCACCTACATCGGCCTAGACGGCGCAAGGCGGACAGTCGGTCCAtttggtggcggcggcgggacTAAGCAGCCG ATCCTGCAGCTTGGTCCTTCGGAGAGCCTGAAGGAAATATTTGGCACAACCGGTAACTTTCTAGGATTGAATATTGTCACATCACTTTCCATTGTCACCAATGTTAAGACATATGGACCATTCGGAAAACAATCCGCGGGTAATACCCCTTTCCGTACCACTGCGCCAGACCGTCACAGCATTGTGGGCTTCTTCGGGCGGGCTGGCCAATTTGTTGACCAGCTTGGAGCTTATGTGCGCCCAACCCCAAATTAG